In Acidobacteriota bacterium, the DNA window ACACCCAGTCGGCCAGGTCGTGCACGTGCAGCACGTTGCCGCAGGCGAAAATGCCCGGGACTCCGGTCATGAACGTGTCGTCCACCAGCGCCCCCCCCGTGACCGGGTCGATCGCCACCCCGGCCTGGACCGTCAGCTCGTTTTCCGGGATCAGCCCCACCGACAGGAGCAGCGTGTCGCAGGGGACCGTGCGTTCGGTCTCCGGGATCGGGACCCGGTCCCCGTCCACCTGCGCCACCCGGATCGCCTCCAGCCGCCCCTTGCCGATGATCTCGGTTACGGTGGTGTTGAGGAAGAGGGGGATGTCGTAGTCGTTGAGGCACTGCTGGATGTTGCGCGGCAGGCCGCTGGAATAGGGGAGGATCTCGAACACCGCCTCCACGCGGGCCCCCTCGAGCGTCATGCGCCGCGCCATGATCAGGCCGATGTCGCCCGAGCCGAGGATGCACACCTTCCGGCCCACCATGATGTTTTCGAGGTTGATGAAGTTCTGGGCCGAGCCGGCGGTGTAGACCCCCGCGGGGCGGTGCCCCGGGATGGAGATCGCCCCCCGGGTCCTCTCCCGGCAGCCCATGGCCAGGATCACCGCGCCCGCCTCGATGTGCCGGAGTGCGCCGCGGGCGCTCACCTCCAGGACCCTCTCCGCCGACAGGGAGAGGACGATGGTGTTGTCCATCACCTCGACCCCCGCGCCCGGCAGCCTGCGGATGTATCGGTCGGCGTACTCGGGGCCGGAGAGCGCCTCCTTGAAC includes these proteins:
- a CDS encoding FAD-dependent oxidoreductase → AAREAGCREVLLIERDRILGGILNQCIHDGFGLHAFKEALSGPEYADRYIRRLPGAGVEVMDNTIVLSLSAERVLEVSARGALRHIEAGAVILAMGCRERTRGAISIPGHRPAGVYTAGSAQNFINLENIMVGRKVCILGSGDIGLIMARRMTLEGARVEAVFEILPYSSGLPRNIQQCLNDYDIPLFLNTTVTEIIGKGRLEAIRVAQVDGDRVPIPETERTVPCDTLLLSVGLIPENELTVQAGVAIDPVTGGALVDDTFMTGVPGIFACGNVLHVHDLADWVSVEAEEAGRFAAAYVQDRREEPRRRTPVRAGEGVRYVLPQTVSGERDFILSLRVTAPWRDRTVVIRDGGGRTIRKKKMMRLHPAEMIRIPVKKGAGADGSPLEVSVE